A genome region from Verrucomicrobiaceae bacterium includes the following:
- a CDS encoding ABC transporter substrate-binding protein, with product MSLHDDSGVAGASLRLAPLPPHSTTLSRFIVAACAFSLLLSSCTPDRDSDDRFPPYDNTAEVEAEWKAKPNIYRFLTPADLPKDLKWETGADLADLGSPEAKKGGTLRIDTPDFPPTLRFLGPDGNNTFRGEHSDNVEMRLVMHHPDTTKWMPGIAEAWAESADKKTAYFRLDPDARYSDGVKVTVEDFFMLFYMSLSKNLQDPFAIDFFTKEYECITKFDDRTMSITMREPKPDPIYHASEDNGPMPRHFFKEFTDDFPARYQWRKMPTTGPYDIAQEDIKYGRSITLTRVKDWWARDKKFYRHRFNVDRIEYRMVASVDTAYEMFRQGKLDLFCPQRFIALIPTYWYDKSEVPEVLNGYIEKYTFYNVYPRLSRGIYLNQSKPPLDNQDVRTGINYALNFERVIQVVLRGDAVRMQSTFAGFGRFTSPKLKAKSYDPVKAQEYFAKAGFTKRGGDGVLMNASGKRLSLTFTVANMPAFTQAALILKEDALKAGFEIKIEALDITQLFKKGDQKTHEMIMSAWGAKPPHPHLWEYYATENAWEIQPDGSRKVKTNTNNFTMTGEPELDKLIDLQRKAPNEDEVQKYSWLVQERVQELGCAIPAWDSPYYRMLHWRWVRWPKEGNLMQTREVMDSGVYWIDEAIQNETHEAMSMGRSFGEVSRVFDQYRDK from the coding sequence GTGTCTCTTCACGACGACAGCGGTGTCGCCGGGGCAAGTCTGCGCCTTGCCCCTCTGCCACCGCACTCCACGACGCTATCGCGATTCATCGTGGCGGCTTGTGCTTTTAGTTTACTGCTTTCGTCATGCACGCCAGACCGCGACTCCGACGACCGCTTTCCGCCATACGACAACACGGCAGAGGTGGAGGCGGAGTGGAAGGCGAAGCCGAATATCTATCGCTTCCTCACGCCAGCCGACCTGCCGAAGGATCTGAAATGGGAAACAGGCGCGGATTTGGCGGACCTCGGCTCGCCGGAGGCGAAGAAGGGCGGCACGCTGCGCATCGACACGCCAGACTTTCCGCCGACGCTGCGCTTTTTGGGGCCGGATGGGAACAACACGTTTCGTGGCGAGCATTCGGACAATGTGGAGATGCGCCTCGTCATGCACCACCCAGACACGACGAAGTGGATGCCGGGTATCGCGGAGGCCTGGGCGGAGTCGGCGGACAAGAAGACGGCCTACTTTCGGCTCGATCCTGATGCACGCTACTCGGATGGCGTGAAGGTCACGGTGGAGGACTTCTTCATGCTCTTTTACATGAGTCTGTCGAAGAACCTACAGGACCCCTTTGCCATCGACTTTTTCACCAAGGAGTATGAGTGTATCACGAAGTTTGACGACCGCACGATGAGCATCACCATGCGGGAGCCAAAACCGGACCCGATTTACCATGCCAGCGAAGACAACGGGCCGATGCCGCGGCATTTCTTCAAGGAGTTCACCGATGATTTCCCCGCTCGTTACCAGTGGCGGAAAATGCCGACGACAGGGCCGTATGACATCGCTCAGGAAGACATCAAGTATGGCCGCAGCATCACTCTCACACGGGTGAAGGACTGGTGGGCGCGGGACAAGAAATTTTACCGCCACCGCTTCAATGTGGACCGAATCGAGTACCGCATGGTGGCCTCTGTGGACACGGCGTATGAGATGTTTCGTCAGGGAAAGCTGGATCTGTTTTGTCCGCAGCGCTTCATCGCCCTCATCCCGACGTATTGGTATGACAAGAGTGAGGTGCCGGAGGTGCTGAATGGCTACATTGAGAAGTACACCTTCTATAATGTGTATCCGCGTCTCTCACGCGGCATCTACTTGAACCAAAGCAAGCCGCCGTTGGACAATCAGGACGTGCGCACGGGCATCAACTACGCGCTCAACTTCGAGCGCGTGATCCAGGTGGTGCTACGTGGCGATGCGGTGCGGATGCAGAGCACCTTTGCGGGTTTCGGCCGCTTCACGAGTCCGAAGCTGAAGGCCAAGTCGTATGATCCGGTGAAGGCGCAGGAGTATTTCGCCAAAGCAGGCTTTACCAAGCGCGGTGGTGACGGTGTGCTGATGAATGCATCGGGAAAACGCCTCTCGCTGACCTTTACCGTCGCGAATATGCCAGCTTTCACGCAGGCAGCGCTGATTTTGAAGGAGGATGCACTGAAGGCTGGTTTTGAAATCAAAATCGAAGCACTCGACATCACGCAACTCTTCAAAAAGGGGGATCAAAAGACGCACGAGATGATCATGTCCGCCTGGGGTGCCAAACCGCCGCATCCACACCTGTGGGAGTATTACGCGACGGAGAATGCCTGGGAGATCCAGCCGGACGGCAGTCGCAAAGTGAAAACGAACACGAACAACTTCACCATGACGGGTGAGCCTGAGCTGGACAAGCTCATCGACCTCCAGCGCAAGGCTCCGAATGAGGATGAGGTGCAGAAGTACTCGTGGCTCGTCCAGGAACGTGTGCAGGAGCTGGGCTGCGCCATTCCAGCCTGGGATTCGCCGTATTACCGCATGCTGCACTGGCGCTGGGTGCGCTGGCCGAAGGAGGGCAACCTAATGCAAACCCGCGAGGTCATGGACTCCGGCGTTTATTGGATCGACGAAGCCATTCAAAACGAAACGCATGAAGCCATGAGCATGGGACGCAGCTTCGGCGAGGTCTCCCGCGTCTTTGACCAATACCGCGACAAATGA